taattcccagcatgctacacactacagcagggctattgaggccacactagtatttgagcccaaagacttcatccagtcaggtaagtgttgatgatattactggggtaaatacattttatctatggtatttaagtttaatagaggtgtaattgcttgttactgtatgactggaggctactccagcagacttccactcaagctagctagctgttcctgtacttgttaaatgattttggggtcaatatctctagctagctaggtttatgtaccatcACAGTCTCATagtgaaccgaaaatatttctccgttagccgtgatgctaattttctctatgttaaatcccattcatttatgctaacaatgttagcgatccgaatataccttttttgtgatctgtaaagttcaactcgcaaatactaaatcaaaatgtgtagtttcctctgccttctgttctgctagccattctgttgtcatacaagaatgtaggttatagtttgatttagcatgctgattgagtgttcatttattcatctagcctatttctattcatttgtccatcagtaaaatatttttaaagactactccaattgtttagctgactatttatatctgtgtgtggcattgcattagtgtttgacaagaataaatacatacaaacagaataatgccacgtacaccatctgatgtgtggagacatttcaccccaatcaatgtaggcggaaaggctgtgtacatttgcaaatactgtgcaaagagctatgtcaaaaatgccacaaagatgcagcagcatatagacaagcgcccaataatatataattattgtaattccccattaattcccatattttcccattaattcccaaggacggtgtccaactttgaataatcaaaaaattgtcaatatttccaaacttcctgagcttaacttcccgttgtAAATTTCCAGAAAGTTTCCAGAAATTTACCGGGAACTTTCCACCGCTTTGCAACcctaggtgtcctaatcacttagcccggccacaggtgtataaaatcaagcttttaggcatggagactgtttctacaaatatttgtgaaaaatgggccgctctcaggagctcagtgatttccagcgtggaactgtcataggatgctacaTGTGCAactaatccagtcgtgaaatttcctcgcccttaaatattccaaagtcaactgttggctttattataagaaaatggaagagtttgggaacatcaGCAACTCAGCcataaagtggtaggccacataaactgacagagaggggtcagtggatgctgaagcgcatagtgcaaagaggtcgccgactttctgcacagtcagttgtaagagagctccaaatttcatgtgaccttccaattagcccatgtacagtacgcagagggcttcatggaatgggtttccatggccgagcagctgcatctaagaattaaatcaccaagtccaatgcaaagcgtgggatgcagtggtgtaaagcacgtcgccactggactctagagcagtggagacgccttttctggagtgatgaatcacgcttgtcCATctagcaatctgatggacgagtctgggtttggaggttgccaggataacggtacattttggactgcattgtgcagagtgtgaaatttggtggaggaggaatgatggtgtggggttgtttttcaggagttgggcttggccccttagttccagtgaaaggaactttgaatgctccaggataccaaaacattttggacaattcctagCAAAGTCCATtaaaacatggatgacagagtctggtgtggatgaacttgactggcctgcacagagtcctgacctgaacccgatagaacacctttgggatgaattagaacggagaccgaAAGCCattccttctcgaccaacatcagtgtgtgacttcaccaatgcgcttttggaagaatggtcggaaattccgataaacacactccgcaaccttgtggacagccttcccagaagagttgaagctgtaatagctgcaaaaggtggaccgacatcctgttgaaccttatgggttaggaatggtatggcacttcaagttcatatgtgagtcaaagcaggtggccaagtacttttggcaatatagtgtatgttctgcaccagattatagctaatgcaataaaattatactaTGTAATCAAAGTTATACAATATTGTTAATCAGGTGGGACAAAAACGAGACAAAGGTCATGTTAGATCAACTTTCCTATGGATTAACGAGCACCGTAGACGTTAAACAGAGGCCAAGATAAGTAAATATAACGCCAAGCAGCCTAATGATATTGCTAAAATAACAACAGTGACACGCTGTGGGTATCACTACACTGGTGGTGTCAGGTCATCGGGACAGAATGGCTGAAGTGTTTCAAGTGCTACTACAAAAACATAAAAAGCCCAAAAGCGGTTTAGTCACGCAATAGCCTGATACGAAAATGAGCGGTTAAGTATAAGTGTGGATACAGTTTGCCTGTGTGGATGGTTTTGTCTGCACCAGACTAACTGCTCGGCTAATGTGAGGACGCGGACCGACTGGCAGCAAACAGGCTGCGTGTATGCTAACGACAAGGGTCACGCAAGAAACAACCTAAAAACATTAGCCCGAGGCTAACATTCCCGGATATTATGAACAGACAGACAGTCTGACTCACCTGCAGGTCACCTGTTTGGTGCTCATCTTCTTAGCACCAAAATATTGTTAGCTTCCGAGTTGTGACCGTCTTGACAGCGGCGTCTCATACAAACACGTCCGGAAAGCAACGTCTGTCTTATCAAATAAAGGTTCCGAACATCTCATAAacgtctttaagtaaaaaaataaaatgaaaaaacttCTCAGCCGTGCtgtaaaattgattaaaaaaaaacaatgcacacaATCGGTGTATTTCTACTTGAATTGTTTTATTTCCTTAATGCAATCTTTAAGACGGCGCTAAAGTGGGAACATATTTTGTCATCGTtgtcaaaaaaaaatgtaaatatgttcCATGGAGCAGTTTTTGAAATATATGTATCCAGGTGTTGTATTTTAAACGCGAACAAAGCATTGGTCTCCGCCCCCACTTCCGGTCCACTTGTCAGTCCACAGTCTTTAATGGAGCTCGGAGATCTGTTGCGATTCACACACTGCGGGAAGACTGTGTTCACACTGGCAGACGCAGCGGGTATGTGGTGCCCTGTGTGTGGACAGAAAGTACGGTTCGCCCTGTCTGATGCCCCGGTCCGAATCCGAAGTCCAATTAGAGACGGACACCACGCGAGCTGCTGCTTCCTTGTGACGTCACAGGGAGGTACAGCCAGCCTCAGGTAAATTGTTGGCAAACACGACTGAGTGTTTTGTTGTTTTATGTCATGTTGTCTCTATATAGCTgtatttacagcgcttcactttttccacattttgtaatgcccttccatccatttcctaccgcttgtccctctcggggcggaggggggtgctggagcctatcccagctgttacagcctcattccataaaggaataaatacattttttgtctttaaatttctacacaaaataccccataatccatccatccattttctaccgcttattccctttggggtcgcggggggcgctggagcctatctcagctacaatcgggcggaaggcggcgtacaccctggacaagtcgccatctcatcgcagggccaacacagatagacacacaacattcacactcacattcacacactagggccaatgtagtgttgccaatcaacaaataccccataatgacaatgtgaaaagttttttttttagtattttttgcaaatgtatcaaaatttaaaacaattaaaaacacatGTGCATAGGTATTCAcatagcctttgctcaatactttgttgatttaTCTTTgtaagcaattacagcctcaaatatAATTAAATACGATGCCAcgtgcttggcacacctatctttgggcagtttttccctttcttctttgcagcacctctgaaTCTCCATCAGGTTGCGTGGGAAACATTGTTTTTTATCCAGGatttctctgtacattgctgcattcatcttagtctagtcaggtagGTGACCAAGTCTGATGGTCTCTCTGTCCGGCTATGGCATTTCTCTGTGAAGAgaagagaaccttccagaaagaTGACCATCTGTGCAGCAATCCACTAATCAGTCCTGTATGCTAGAGTGGCCGGACAGGAGTTATTTCTTAGTAAAACGTTTGCCAACATGGACCTGAAATGTACTCTCAGGCCATGAGGAACAACGTTCTCTGGTCTGATCAGaccaagattgaactctttggcctgAATGccgggcatcatgtttggaggaaggcaccgctcatcaccaggccaataccatcactacagtgaagcatggtggtggcagcatcatgctgtggggatggttttcagcgacaggaactgggagacaagtcaggataaagggaaagatgaatgcagcaatgtacagagatatCTTGGATGAAAAACCAAGGCTTCCTATCCAAccaggagcttgagaggtgctgcaaagaggaatgggcgaaagttCCCAAAGATAAGTgtgtcaagcttgtggcattgtattcaaaaagacttgaggctgtaattgctgccaaaggttaattaacaaagtattgagctaaGGATGTGAATACTTAGGAACATgtgatttatttagttttagttttaaaaaaaaaaaaaaaaaactatttgctcatttaaaaaatcacattgtcattattgcTTACTATCTGTAGAGGACAAAaattagtttattccattttgcaatATGTCTGATGCActgtttattttgctgtttttctgacaTGTTGTGTCTGCAGTGAAGACAAAGATTCCGAGCTCCATGTTGGCATCTCCAGCTCTGATGGTAACGTCAGACTTGGTGCTCAGTAGTTCTTTGAAAGACACGTCCTCAGTAGAATTTCTGTCGCAGGACTGGTGTTCAGTTATACAGAGTTTGGCGTTCAGCGTCAGGTGCAGGGCTGGGAACAGAGCATCATAATCCCTCTGATCGCCCCCGGCAACCACATCCCAGACTTTAAAAGAAAGTGGGACACACAACTAAAGGAGTTTGCCGCCCTGGACATCTGGACGCCAGACAGGTTCTTGC
The DNA window shown above is from Nerophis lumbriciformis linkage group LG38, RoL_Nlum_v2.1, whole genome shotgun sequence and carries:
- the LOC133578091 gene encoding MKRN2 opposite strand protein-like isoform X1, with the translated sequence MELGDLLRFTHCGKTVFTLADAAGMWCPVCGQKVRFALSDAPVRIRSPIRDGHHASCCFLVTSQGGTASLSEDKDSELHVGISSSDGLVFSYTEFGVQRQVQGWEQSIIIPLIAPGNHIPDFKRKWDTQLKEFAALDIWTPDRFQEEREFGSCCYGFALGFINRVMTLQGKQSISRECFTSHYVLPRIESASRYLSVFHHIRRHGYCGAEGNLEQLSDWNAFVS